From Candidatus Methylomirabilis tolerans:
GAAGGAGCCGCCGTTCGAGCCTTGGGATGAGGCGGAGCCAGTGGTTGATGGTTCTCAACTCTCTGTGGAGCAGATCGAGCTTGCTCTCGAAAAGGTGCTTCCAGCCGAGGTCGAGCAAGCGTTGCAGGCGCTACCGCCCCAGCAGCGGTTACCCGTGATTCTGGCCGACCTTGAGGAGATGGGCTACGACGAGATCGCTGGGGTACTTAACTGCCCCGTTGGAACGGTGAGGTCACGGCTCCACTACGGAAGAGCGCTGCTTCGCCGGCGCCTGTGGGAATTCGCGAAGACGCGCGGATACATCAAGCTGTAGGGAGAAGCGCGATGGAATGTCAGGAGATTCGGGTTTATGTATCTGCCTATATCGATGACGCCCTCACTGCGGACGAGCGCGAGACGGTCGCACGACATTTGAGCAGTTGTGAGTGCTGCTCGACATTCCTTGTGCTGGAATTGAAGACCAAGCGTCTCCTGGCGGAACGTCTCCCTCAACCGCAACTCCCTTCAGATCTCCGGGAGAGGATCGTTCAGGGTCTTGCCGAAGCCGAACCCAGAACGCTGGAAGAACGGTGGGGTTTCCCGTTGTGGTTTCGCAGGCCGGCGCCGATCGTGGCAATGGCTTTCGCATTCGTCCTGCTCCTTGCGCTCGGGATCTTTTATGCTACCCCTCGCTTAACTCAGGCTTCACCCTTCGTTAGGGATTCTGTGGAGGGGCACGTAAAATGTCTGCTCGGCGAACAAACCATGGAAGTCAAGTTCGCCACCCCGGAGGAGTTGGCCCGCTGGTTCCAGGAGCGACTGAACGTATCCGTTCGCCTCCCACGTTTCACCCGTCAGGAACAGCGTGAGCTGTGGGAAGGGCGGCTCAGCCTCATGGGGGGCGAAAGGGCCGGCCAGCTTTTTTACCGTTGGAAGGGCCGCACTCTTTCGCTCTTCGTCCTGCCGGGGGAGAAGCTGGCGATCATGTCCGGGGAGAAGCAGATTCGATCCGGGCGGACTTTTTACGTAAATCATCATAAGGGCTACACCAGCCTCATGTGGAAGGTGGGGGATCTCACCTATTGCCTCGTGTCCGACCTTTCCCTAGAAGAGGTGATGACCTTTGCATCTGAGGAGCAGGCCTGATCGATCTTGCCGAGTTGAACTCTTCGGAACGTCCTGTCGTTTGAAGAAGTAGGAGGCGATACCGTTGTCGCCCAAGAGGAAGGAGGGAATGAACATGAGAATGCTCGTCATGCTCGGAATGGTTTTGGCGGTCGGAGGCTTTGCTCTGATCGGGCTCGTGCCGGTTGACGCTGATGCAGCCCAGGTGGCAATCCACTCCGGGGGTGTCAAAGACCAAGTGACGACAATAAATACCGGGGATGAGGTGACCTGGGTCAACGCGGCTGGCAGCCACGTGATCCACCTCGACTTCGAGTCGCCCCCAGAGACTCATCCGTACCATATGTTGTTCACGACCTCGACCACACTGCGGTTCAGCCGTCCAGGCACCTATCCCTACACCGTCTACGTCGGTGCTCAGGCGCTAGCGCATCGAGGGAAGATCGTGGTGAAGTAGCTGGAAGAACATGCTCACAGGCCTATTGAGAGCCTGGTCCTGCAAACACCTACTCGGGCCTCGACAGGCTCAGCACGAACAGAAAAACCTCAATGTTTCCAATATGTGTATCGTTTACCCT
This genomic window contains:
- a CDS encoding sigma-70 family RNA polymerase sigma factor; translation: MIPSECRTSKVARFEAAALPHLSLLYRVAYRLTERRADAEDLVQETLFKAFRSFHQFQGGTNCKAWLLTILKHTHLDHVRKTTKEPPFEPWDEAEPVVDGSQLSVEQIELALEKVLPAEVEQALQALPPQQRLPVILADLEEMGYDEIAGVLNCPVGTVRSRLHYGRALLRRRLWEFAKTRGYIKL
- a CDS encoding zf-HC2 domain-containing protein, coding for MECQEIRVYVSAYIDDALTADERETVARHLSSCECCSTFLVLELKTKRLLAERLPQPQLPSDLRERIVQGLAEAEPRTLEERWGFPLWFRRPAPIVAMAFAFVLLLALGIFYATPRLTQASPFVRDSVEGHVKCLLGEQTMEVKFATPEELARWFQERLNVSVRLPRFTRQEQRELWEGRLSLMGGERAGQLFYRWKGRTLSLFVLPGEKLAIMSGEKQIRSGRTFYVNHHKGYTSLMWKVGDLTYCLVSDLSLEEVMTFASEEQA